From Lactobacillus sp. PV012:
ATTAAAGAAGAAGATGTGATGAATAAAGGTCTAAAAATTTATACTACTCTAGATCAAAATTATCAAACAGCAATGCAAAGTTCTTTTGAACAAAGTTGGAACTTTCCAGCAGATAGTAGTGATGGAACCCAGGTCCAAGGGGCTAGTGTAGCTGTTGATCCAAAAACGGGGGCTGTGAGTGCAATTGTAGGAGGTAGAGGCGATCATGTCTTTAGAGGCTATAATCGAGCAACTCAGATGAAACGACAACCTGGTTCCACAATGAAGCCGTTAGCAGTTTATTCTCCCGCCTTACAAAATGGTTATCATTATGATTCAGAATTATCAAATAAATTACAAAGATTTGGTAAAAATGGTTATGAACCAAAAAATGTAGATAATCAGTATTCAAATGAAATTCCGATGTATAAAGCACTAGCAGAAAGTAAAAATGTACCAGCAGTTTGGCTACTGGATAAGATTGGAGTAAGTAAAGGAGTTCAATCGGTTGAAGATTTTGGAATTAAAGTACCTAAAAAAGATCAAAATCTTGCTCTAGCATTGGGTGGATTATCAAGTGGAGTATCACCAATCCAGATGGCTCGGGCTTATAGTGCTTTTGCCAACGATGGGAACTTACCTAATCAAACTTATTTTATAACTAAAATTACCGATGCTAGCGGTAAGGTATTAGCAGAAAATGATAATACAGGTAGTCATCGAATTATTTCTTCAAATACCAGCAAAGAAATGACATCGATGATGCTAGGAGTTTTTTCAAATGGGACTGCTCAATCAGCTCAGCCGAGTGGCTATAGAGTAGCTGGAAAAACAGGTTCAACTGAAGTACCGGATTCATATGGTTATGGAACAAAGGATCAGTGGATTGTTGGTTATACTCCCGATGTAGTTGTGGCTACTTGGGTTGGATTTGATAAGACGGATGCTGAACATTATATGCAGGGAATTTCAGAAACTGGAATTACGCATTTATATAAGTCAGAGATGGAAGCAATCTTACCATATACTAATCAGACCCAGTTTAAAGAACAAAGTCCACAACAAATTAACAAGTCAACTGGGGCAAATTCTAACTGGATGGGCAATATTCAAAAAAATATTGAAAAAGGAGTTAATGGAGCCAATTCTAAAATTAATGAATGGTATAATAATATAAAAGGTCTATTAGGCCAGTAACATTAAAGGAGAATAACATTATGGCAAGTATTTTAGATACAGCAAATCAAGTCGGAGAAGCATTAAAGCAAACTGATGAATTTAAGGCTTTACAAGAAGCAATAAATGCTGTTAAGGCAGATCCAGCTACTTCAGATCTTTACAAGCGGATGGAAAAATTACAACAAAACATTATGGCTGCTCAACAAGCTAACCAACCAATTAGTGAAGAACTTCAAAAAGAATACCAAGAAATTAATGCAGCTATTGAAAAAAATGACTTATTAAAAGACATGATTACTAAAGAACAAGGCGTCTTTAATATTTTAAATGATGTTCAACAAGTTTACACTAAACCATTGAACGAATTATACAGTACTCTTAAAGAAGAAAAGTAATTATGAAATTTATTCATCTTTCAGATGCACATTTAGATAGTCCTTTTTTAGGGCTATCTTTTTTGCCTTTTAACCAATTAAATGCCATCAAAAACAGTAGTAATGAATCATTCCACAAAGCCGTTACAATTGCCATTGAGGAAGAAGTAGATTTGTTTTTAATTGCTGGAGATACGTTTGATTCTGTTACTCCAAGTCCTAAGAGTCAGCTATTTTTATTGCAAGAGTTAGAGCGACTCATTAATAATAAAATTCAAATAGTAATGATTTTAGGAAATCATGATTATCTTTCTCCGCAAAAAATGTTATTGCCCCAAAATCCCTATTTTAAATTATTGGGTGCTAATCAAGAGGTTGAAACTTTCAAAGGCAATACGCAAACAGGCTTTTCTTATCAAGTTCATGGTTTTTCTTATCAAAAAAATCATATTCACAAAGATATGGTAGAGAACTTTCCTGTTAAAGATCCAAATAGTTTCAATATTGGTCTGATGCATGCTCAAGAAGAGAGAAATCAAGTAGGGGCAGATGTTTATGCTCCCTTTAAATTAAGTGATTTAAAAAACTTAGCCTATGATTATTTTGCGCTTGGCCATATTCATAAACGTCAGAATTTAAGTCAGCAGCCATTGATTGCTTATAGTGGAAATATTCAAGGGCGTCACATTAATGAAAGAGGACCAAAAGGAATTAGTTTGGTCACTGTTGATGAACAAACTAACCAAGCAAGTATTGAATTTATAAAAACAAGCAAGCTTGAATGGAAATTATTAGAAATAAAAATTCCTCATCCCTTAAAGCCACAGGAGCTATTTGAATTAATTGAGATGAATATTAATCAAAATATTTCTAGTCAAAACCTAGTGGGAATCAAATTAAAGGGAAGTGAATTTCTAACCGAGGAACAAGAAGAATTGCTTCGTGAAGGGGATGCCTTAAAGGAAATCTCACAGAAATTAAAGTTTAATTCGGCTCTAGTAAAAGTTTATTTTCAAGTAAGTGAGAGTATACAATTAAATCCAGCAGATAAAGATGCTTTTCAGGAGGCCCAAAAGGAAATCCTGACTAAAGAAAAGTTAGCTGAACTTTCAAAAAGTTTAGTTACCAAAGGAGACTGGATTAATGAAATGGTTAATAAGCAAGATTTTTTGGATGAAGTAACAGAATTAGCACAGGTGAAATTGGGTCAGAAATTAAAGGATAAGATAAATGAAACTGACTAAAATTAATATTTTAAATTTTGGGAAATTAAGTAACATAAATTTTGAATTAACGAATAATCTTTCAATTTTTGAAGGAAATAATGAAGCAGGTAAGAGTACTACAGTAGCTTTTATTAAACAAATTCTCTTTGGCTTTTATTTAAAAACTCGTCATACTAGTTTCTTTGAAAATTATGAACCTAAAGAAAATAAAGGACTGATGGGGGGATCACTGACTTTTAAAGATGGTGAGAATGAATTTGAACTGACGAGAACTTATAAAAAGGGTGATAGCAAGAAGGGGAATTTAGTAGTTAATTTAAATGGGGAACAAATCCCAGAAAATGTTTTTTTTGACCGCCTGCAAAACATAGATGGAGATTTTTATACAGACAGTTTCATTTTTAATCAAGATTTATTACGGCAAGTGACCAGTTTAGATGAGGAACAGTTACTTGAAAGAATTTACTTCCTAGGAGCAGCAGAGAGCAATAAGTTTTTGCAATTAAGAGATTCCTTCAAAAAGGAAAGTGAGCTTTTATTTAAAAAAAAGGGGCGTAAGCCAGAAATTAATCAATTATTAACTCAGATAGAAGAGCAAAAAGTGAAGCTCAGCGGATTGGACCAAGAGTTTGAAAATTATCGTAATTTAGAAAATGAACTAAATACGCAGGCAAAAAATAAAAGAAAACTAACCGATGAAGCAGAAGCACTCCAAAAACAGCAGCTTAAGTATGGTCATTTAAATACCCAACTGGAAAACTATAGAAGTTACCAAGAATTAGAAGAGAAAAAAGAAAAAGTCAATTTTTCTCCTGAAGCTTTGCAAGATGCTAAAAATCTAGAAGTACAATTAGAAACTTTAAAAAACAATCTAGCTCAATTGATAAATAACCAAGCTATAAATGAGAAAAATGATTTAGATCAGCTTGATGAGCTTGAAAAGGTTTTAAATAAAAGAGTTAATTATTTACAGTGGAAGAGTATTTTGACAAAGGATGAGCAAAATATTAGCCAGGCAAAAAATAAAATAGCTCAAATTAAAGAATATAATCCTGAAATTCAAAAAATTCTCTCTTTAAGTCCCCAGCAGCGAAAAGATTTAAAGAAAGAGTATGACTTTTTTCAAAAGCAGAGTAGTGATAACTATGGGAATCAAGAAAAATACTTAACAATGTTTGGTTTAACTTTAAGTGTTTTGGGGATTTTATTAGCTTTAACAATTTCTCCAGCTTGTTGGTTACTTGTACTTTTTGGTGGAGCAAGCTTAGGCTATGGCTATTTTCAAAAAAGAAAAAGGGATGATCAAAAGCTAGAGTTTGAAGAAAAGTATAATTTAGATCCAAGTAAAATTGCTTTAGATCTTCTGTTAAGTAAAGTACTTGAAGTTTCTGCCTTAGAAGATGACATTGCCCAAACTAATCTTGAAATCAACCAAGTTAACACCCAACTTACTAACTACTTAGCAAAATTAGGATATCTAAGTAAAAAAGAAGTGACACCTTCTAATGCAGAATTTATCCTCGATGAATTATCAACAAAGATAAACTCTTTTAGTAAGAGTCAACAATTAGCCCAGGAGCAAGAACGACAGATTTTTCTTTTAAAAAATAAAATTAATGAATATGAAAAGAAGTTAAATGATTTACTTTTGAGTAATAAGGTTAGCTCAATTAAGCAACTAGAAGAATTAGGGCAAAAAGTTAGTGCCCAAGAAGAAATCCAAGTAAAAGAAAAAGCCTTGGCTAATTTATTAAAAGAAGATTTGGAAACTTTACAAGAAATAAATTCAAATTTACCAGCATTTCGAGAAAAACAAGAAGAAGTAGGTAAAAAATTGAAGGCAGTAAAGCAACAATTGGAGCAAGAAGAAACAAAGTTAGCTGAAATCAAAGTTGAAATGAGTAGTTTGGCCACTTCAGATAAACTTTTCCAAGAAAAGCAAAAATTAGCTAACTTAAAAACTCAAGTAAAAGAAAAAAGTACTGAATATTTAGCTGATTTATTGGTATCAGCTTGGATTTCTCGTGGTTTGGACTTAGCTTCTAATGAACGTTTTCCAAAGATGTTAAACAATGCTCGAAATTACTTTAAATTATTAACAGGAGAGCAATATATCAACATTGAGATTGGAAAAAAGATTAAGGTTAAAAATAAAAATGGTAAAAAATTTGAGGCGGAGTTTTTATCTAGAGGTACTAGAGAACAACTATATTTTGCTTTAAAATTAGCATTTGTAGAACAAGTTTATGATAAAATTGCTTTACCAATTTTAATTGATGATGCCTTTGTTAACTTTGACGAGCAAAGAACAGAGTATATTATTGAACTCTTGAAAAAGCTTACTCAGAAAGCACAGGTACTTATTTTTACGCAAAAGAAACAATTAGGAAAAGCTTTGGGGATAGAAGTTTTAAATTTTAAAAAGAAAGAAGTGTAGGAATGTTAAGAAGACGCCTATTAGATTATCATGATGGCGAGGAAATGGATATTGTAGTGTTAATCAAAGATGCCCAATTACGTCCGAGCAAAAATGGTAAACAATATTTATTACTCCATTTTTGTGATAGTAGTGGCATAATTAGAGGAAATTTTTGGAATGCGACCAGTCAAGATGCTGATAGATATGTCCCTGGTACTTTAGTAGAATTGAATGGAAAAAGAGAAGAATATCAAGATCATCCTCAAATAAGAATCTATAGTATGCGCCTTGTAGATGAGCATGAAGGTTATAAGTTAGAAGAATTCGTAAAAAGTGCACCAATTGCCCAACAACAACTTAAAACAGATATAGAAAATAAAATCGCAGAAATTAAAAATGAAAATTGGCATGCAATTGTTCAGTATTTAATAAATAAGTGGGGTGAAAAATTTTACTCTTACCCAGCTGCTAAGTCTAACCACCATGCTGTTAAAAATGGCTTGGCCTTTCATACTCAGTCCATGCTTAAGGATGCTGAAGCTTTGGCAAATAACTATCCGCAAGTTAATAAAGAGCTCTTATATGCAGGTTGTATTTTACATGATATGGGGAAAGTGATTGAACTTTCTGGTGTGATGGGGACAACTTATACACCAGAAGGAAATTTAATTGGTCATTTAGTTTTAATTGATGAAGAAATCATATTAGCTGCTAATGAATTAGGATTAGACCCCCATTGTGAAGACATTATGTTATTGCGTCACATGGTAATTAGCCATCATGGCTTGCCAGAATATGGAGCAGCCAGGCGACCTTTTTTGCTAGAAGCAGAGTTGCTTCATAAAATTGATGATTTAGATGCAAGCATTTATGCTATTACAAATGCTTTGCAACAAACTGAACCGGGTAAATTTAGTGAGATGGTTTTTTCTAAAGAAAATAGAAAGTTTTATCGGCCAAAGTTCAATACTAGTTTGAATAATATAGATAATTTAGAATAAATCTAGCAGGCTAGATAAAAGATTAGGTAACTGAGTTCTTCTTGACAACATAGGCAAATATCAAGTAGAATTGTGGCAATAAATTTTAAGGAAAGTGGATTTTAAAATTATGAAAGCAATTTTATCAGTAATTGGAGAAGATAAGGTCGGCATAATTGCAAAAGTAAGTAATGTGTTAGCTGAAAATAATATTAATATTCTTGATGTTTCACAAACTATCATGGAAGAAGATTTTGTAATGATGATGTCATTAGCTTTACCTAAAGAAGTAAATATTCAAAAATTAAATACAATTTTTGAAAAGTTAGGTAATGAGTTAAACTTGGAAATTAATGTTAGAAATGCCAAGCTCTATGAAGCAATGCATACATTAGATTAGGGGAAAATGATGGATTCACAACAAATTTATGAAACTAGTCATATGATTAGTAGTGAAAATCTTGATGTTCGGACAATTACAATGGGAATTTCACTTCTTGACTGTATCGACAGTGATAGTACCCGAGCATGTGAAAAAATTTATGACAAAATTACTACTAAGGCAAAAGATTTAGTAAAAGTGGGCCAAGAAATAGAAAGTGAATATGGAATTCCAATTGCTAATAAAAGAATTACGATAACACCAATTTCTTTAATTGCTGCAGCTAGTGGAGATAAGGACTATGTGAAGTATGCCAAAACTTTAGATAAGGCTGCTAAAACATTAGGCGTTGACTTTATTGGTGGATTTAGTGCGCTAGTCCAAAAAGGATTTCAAGAAGGAGATAAGATCTTAATTAACTCACTTCCCCAAGCTTTAAGTGAAACTAACTATGTTTGTGCCTCTGTTAATGTGGGTTCTACGAGGAGTGGAATTAACATGGATGCAGTAAAAAGCATGGGTGAGATAATAGTTAAGAGCGCACAATTAGACTATATGACAAATACTAAATTGGTGGTATTTTGTAATGCAGTTGAGGATAATCCTTTTATGGCTGGAGGTTTTCACGGAGTTAGTGAGCCTGATTGTGTAATTAACGTCGGTGTTTCAGGCCCTGGGGTAGTTAAAACTGCTTTAGAAAAAGTTAAAGGTCAATCAATGGATGTAGTAGCCGAAACAATTAAGAAAACTGCTTTTAAAGTTACTAGAATGGGTCAACTGGTTGGTAGTGTCGCTGCAAAAAAATTAAATGTTCCTTTTGGAATAGTTGATCTCTCTCTTGCACCAACTGCTGCAGCAGGTGATTCAGTAGCTGAAGTACTTGAAGAAATAGGAGTTTCACAAGTAGGAGCACATGGCACCACGGCTGCTTTAGCAATGCTAAATGATGCTGTTAAAAAGGGTGGTTTAATGGCTTGCAGTCATGTTGGTGGATTATCAGGAGCATTTATTCCAGTTTCTGAGGATGCAGGAATGATTAAAGCAGTGGAAAACGGGATGTTAAATATTGCAAAATTAGAAGCAATGACAGCTGTTTGTTCTGTAGGGCTTGATATGATTGCAATTCCCGGGGATACTCCTGCTGAAACTATCAGTGGAATGATTGCTGATGAGGCAGCTATTGGAATGATCAACAATAAAACAACTGCTGTAAGAGTGATCCCTGTACCTGGTAAAAAGATAGGGGATAATGTTGAATTTGGAGGATTATTGGGCCATGCACCAATTATGGCTGTCAGCAATGCAGACAGTAGCGTAATGGTTAACCGTGGTGGTTTAATTCCCGCTCCAGTTCATAGTTTTAAAAATTAAAATTTGGATTAAATAAAATAAGAGCAAGATTTCAAAAATGGAATCTTGCTCTTATTTGTTAGCCTAGAAAGTTAGTTTGTCTAGACATTTTTATTATTTGCTTGAACTAGTTGTACTTGAAGTAGTTGAACCAGTTGATACATATTGTGATAAAACGTTCTTTAAGTCGTTGTCCTTAATTGAAACATCAGCACGTTTTAAGACAGTTGCGATAACACTCTTCATTACACTTTGGTCTTGTGCCATTGAGTTGTAAATTTGGTTATCAATTTCTTTCTTGTGTTCCTTTAAGGTTCCCTTAGCAGGGTGCTTAATCATCTTAATGATGTGGTAACCATATTGAGTTTTAACTGGAGTAGTAGTGTATTCACCAGTTTTAAGCTTAAAGGCTGCTTTCTTGAAAGTTGAGTCTAAACTAGTATCTGTTGAATCAAATGCTGGTAATTTACCGGCATCATTCTTAGTAGCAGTATCAGTTGAGTACTTCTTAGCCAAGGATTTGAAGCTTTCGCCATCGTTTAGCTTTTGAATAACTTCTTCAGCAGTACTTTTCTTTGAAACTAAGATTTGTTGTACTTCAACCTTAGGTTGGTAATCTTTCCAAGCCTTTTCTTCTTGTGACTTAGAAATTGTCTTAATATGCTTTAATGCAGCTTCAGTTAATAAGTTTGTCTTTAAGTTGTCCTTAAATCCAGAAGCAGTAAGGCCGTTTTGTTCTAAAATTGAATTAAATTGAGAACCGTACTGCTTTTTATATTTATCGTATTGGGCATTAACTTGCTTTTGAGAAACATATTTGCCGTATTGACTTTCTAATGCATCAGAAATAATCATATTAGCTAAGGTAGATTGTCCAGCTTGGGATTCTTTCATCTTATCGTAATATTGACTCTGAGTAATTTTACCGCCTTTGTAGCTAACAACAGTTTTGTCATTTGAACAAGCAGTAGCAGTTAGGGCCACACCTGCGAATGCTACAACAGCAGCTGCTTTTTTCCATGTGTTTTTTAACTTCATAAAATACCGTCCTTTGCATATTTACTTTACCAATATAACATAAAAAGTCTCTTTCCCCAAAAAAGGGAAGAGACTTAAACGTATTTAAAGAAATTTAAATTTTATTTTACTTCTTTATTTAGTTTTTCTATGTTTTCTTTAAGAACTTGTACTTTAGGCTTAGCTGTCATTTCAAAAACTTTAATTGAGCGATTAATGCTTGCCAAATCTTTTTTAGCAGCTGGAAGATCAGTAGTTTTGAGAGTGGAAAGAGTTGCTTTAATATTTTGAATATTTTTTTGAATATTTAAACCATCTTTCAAATCTTCAATAACAAAATCTTTTACTTCTGTTCTGATCGGTTTTCCAGTTTTTTGGTCTTTAAGAAAAGAAATTCCAGTTCCTAAAAGAGTTCCCAAACCCAAACCAGTAGAAAAATATTTAAGTTTCATTCTAATTACTTTCTTTATTTATGATTGTCTTCTTTTGCTTGTCTTGCCTTTTCTTTAAGCTCTGAAAGCTCTGCTTTGGCTTTAGCTTCTTTTTGCGCTAAATCTTCTTTAAATTCAGCATGCTTTTCTGAAACTTTAGCCTTCATATCATTAGCTTCTTTTTCAGCCTTAATTTTAGCAATTTCAGCTTTTTCTTTGGCTTTAGCTTTAAAATCAGTAGCCTTTTCTTTGGTTTTGTTGACTAAATCATTTAAATCTTTATTTTTGCTTGTGACTGTTTTAATAGCAGTAACTAAATCGCTGGCTTTTTCCTTAGCAGTGACGTGAGCTTTGGTAGCTTCATCATTAGTAGCTGGAGCTACTTCTTGATTTTTGCGATCATTTTGTAATTATTGGTAGTTATTTTTGACTGCAGCGCAAGATTCTTTTAGCTCTTCAGCATGTTTACGAATATCTTCACGAATTGGTTCGTCAGTTGAAGGATTTTTGACAAAGGATGCTGCTGCACCAACTAGACCACCAGAAACGACACCTAATAAAAATGGAAACATAATTATTACCTCTATCTTTTACTATAATACATCTACTTTACAGTTCTATTATAAGCTAATTGAGGTGCTTTTTGATACTATTTGCTACTGCGAGATAATCTTTATCATTATATTGACTAGCATTGTTTGCGTGTGGCAAGTCCACATTATCGTTTTCATAGCGTGGAATAAAATGAATATGCGAATGCATTACAACTTGTCCTGCTGCTTCGCCGTTATTTGCTATTACATTAACTCCTTTAATGTCAGGATTTGAATTTTTAACTGCATTAGCAATTTTAGGAATATATTGTAAAAACTTAGCTGCATCTTCTTGACTATAGTCAAAAAAATTAACAAGGTGTTTTTTAGGAACTAATAAAACATGTCCTCTGGTAACTTGTGAAATATCAAGAAATACCTTAATGTCGTCATTTTCAAAGACAGTATAAGAAGGAATTTCTTTACGAATTATTTTGCAAAATAAACAATCTTCTTGTAATTCAGCCATAAAAAGCTTCCTTTCTCTATTATAATAGAAATTTAGTTTGATCTAAGTTAATGCTATCATAGAGAGAGAGCTTTTTCAGTATTTTTAGAAAGGATTAATTGCCTATGGCTTTAAAAATTGAAAATTTATCTGGAGGCTACAGTGGAATTACTGTAATTCATGATATTAATTTAACAATTGAACCTGGACAAGCAATTGGTTTGATTGGATTAAATGGTGCTGGTAAATCAACAACCATTAAGCACTTATTAGGTTTACTAAGAATGCAAAAAGGAACAATAGAATTAAATGGGGTAAATTTAACTCAAAGTCCTACTAAATTTAAAAAAATGATTGCTTATATTCCAGAAACGCCAATCTTATATCCAGAATTAACCCTTAAAGAGCATTTAGAACTCGTAATTTTAACTTATGGTTTAGATAAAAATAAAGTTTGGGACCGAGCAGTGCAACTTTGTAAAATGTTTAGATTAGACAATAAGTTGGATTGGTTGCCAACAAACTTTTCTAAAGGGATGCAGCAAAAAGTAATGATTGTGTGTGCTTTTTTGGCTAATCCAGATTTATTAGTTATTGATGAACCTTTTACAGGACTAGATCCTTTAGCGGTTGCAAACTTCATTGATTTGGTAAAACAAGCAACTGCTAATCAAAAAATGGTCTTAATGACAACGCATGTCTTAGCAGAAGCCCAAGAAGCAGTTCAAAAGTTTGCGGTTTTAAATGATGGCAGTATTCAGACAATTGGCGATTTAAAACAAATTAGAGAATTTTACGGCTTAAAGCCGAGTGATTCGTTTGACCGCTTGTACCAAGTTTTAAATCAGGAGCAAAATAAGCATGAATGAGTTAATAAAAAAGCGCCAGCAAGCTAATTTAAAGCGCCAAATGCGTTATTTGAGTTTAGTGTTTAATGATTTCTTTATTTTAGCGTTGATTTTAATGTTTGGTGCTTTAATGTTTTGGTATGCACAAAACATTAAAAATTGGCCTAATAATCTTTGGTTTTACAAACCATTACTAGCAGTTATTTGGACAATTGTAATTAGCATTGGGCATCTAGCAACACTTTTTCAAAAAGCGGATACGCACTTTCTCTATATGCAAGATGAGTACATGCATGCCTATTTGAAGCCAATGATTAGAAGGAGTATGGTTTTACCCACAATTCTCTTGCTTTTGGTTTCGGGGATTCTCTATCCATTTGCGATTTTACGGGTGCAGATACCTGTTGCATCTTATATCTTTTTAGTAATTGGTTTAATTTTAACAAAATATGTTCAATTGAAGCTAATTGCGCGTAGTCTTTACTTTAATAAAACCAAAATTTATAATTTTTGGTTATTTGAATTAGTTGTTTTGCTTGTTTTATGGTTAAGTTTAAATAATTCTCCTTATATTTATTTCTTCTTAGCAGTAATTGCAGCAGTTGGAGTAAATTATTTGCCAACGGGGAAAGTATTTAACTGGTACTATGCAGTTGATTTGGAAGAAAAACGACGTGATAGTCAAGATAATTTTTATAGTATGTTTACGGATGTGGCTGATAAAAAAATCAAAATTTCACGGAGAAAATATTTGGATTTTCTTATTAATCATCAAAAGCAAACTCCCAATACTTTTTTATATCAGAGAGCATTATTACGTGATCCAGAATATAGCAATTTATTGATTAGAATGGCAGTTTTTTCACTGCTATTGTCGTGGATTTTGCAAAGTTACGCTTGGAGTAGTGTTTTAGGTGCCTTGGTTTTGTTTTTAACTTTATATCAATTAATTCCTTTAGGTACAGTCTATGAACATAATATGATGTACCATGTTCAACCGATCCCGCTTAAAAATAGAGGTAAAGCCTTAGCAAGAGTCTTGAAAAAGGGGATGCTAATTGAATGGTTTGTAATTAGTATGGGTATCGTAATTTTTTCACCAGAAAAAGTAAATGCTTTAATTAGTGTAGTTGCATTATTGCTATTTGTCTTTATAATTCTTTATGCATACTTGCCAATGAAGATTGAAAAATTATTTAAAAAAATTAGATACTAAGAAAAGGTGAGCAAAGAAGATGAGATTAAGAAATAAGCCGTGGGCACAAAAATTAGTTGCAGAACATCCAGAAGCAATTTTAAATGAACCAAGTTTAGAAGAAAAAATTAACTGGGAAGAAAGATTTGAAGATTTTTCTAAGCCATTAGCCATTGAAATTGGATCTGGAAAGGGTCAGTTTATCACTACTCTTGCCAAACAACATCCTGAAATGAATTTTATTGGGATTGAATTACAAACAACAGCTGCAGGGATGATCCTTCGTAAAAAGTTAGAAGAAAAGATTGATAATTTACAATTAATATGTGCTGATGCCGCTAATTTAGCAATCTATCTCCCAAAAAATAGTGCAGATATTATTTATTTGAATTTCTCAGATCCTTGGCCAAAAACTCGCCATGAGAAACGTCGTTTGACTTATAAAAGCTTTTT
This genomic window contains:
- a CDS encoding PBP1A family penicillin-binding protein; translation: MHDSQSQDFKHRLGKEIKYFNHRFQIWRWLILLFLVLLLGVCSYYTVKVKTSNIGNLKASLSTTTIIYDNQNKKAGSLYSQKGTYVNLDKISPYIQNAVISTEDRTFYKNPGFSVKGMARAAIGGIIHGGIVGGGSTLTQQLAKNALLTQKQTFSRKLEELFFAIEINHVYSKKDILTMYLNNAYFGNGVWGVQDAARRYFGKDASDVTLSEAATIAGILKNPAAYNPADHLDNATARRNVVLGLMVDNKKITQQQADEAKNSTLVLRNTFTQEDGYKYPYFFDAVVDEVIKRYGIKEEDVMNKGLKIYTTLDQNYQTAMQSSFEQSWNFPADSSDGTQVQGASVAVDPKTGAVSAIVGGRGDHVFRGYNRATQMKRQPGSTMKPLAVYSPALQNGYHYDSELSNKLQRFGKNGYEPKNVDNQYSNEIPMYKALAESKNVPAVWLLDKIGVSKGVQSVEDFGIKVPKKDQNLALALGGLSSGVSPIQMARAYSAFANDGNLPNQTYFITKITDASGKVLAENDNTGSHRIISSNTSKEMTSMMLGVFSNGTAQSAQPSGYRVAGKTGSTEVPDSYGYGTKDQWIVGYTPDVVVATWVGFDKTDAEHYMQGISETGITHLYKSEMEAILPYTNQTQFKEQSPQQINKSTGANSNWMGNIQKNIEKGVNGANSKINEWYNNIKGLLGQ
- a CDS encoding YlbF family regulator, producing the protein MASILDTANQVGEALKQTDEFKALQEAINAVKADPATSDLYKRMEKLQQNIMAAQQANQPISEELQKEYQEINAAIEKNDLLKDMITKEQGVFNILNDVQQVYTKPLNELYSTLKEEK
- a CDS encoding metallophosphoesterase family protein, whose product is MKFIHLSDAHLDSPFLGLSFLPFNQLNAIKNSSNESFHKAVTIAIEEEVDLFLIAGDTFDSVTPSPKSQLFLLQELERLINNKIQIVMILGNHDYLSPQKMLLPQNPYFKLLGANQEVETFKGNTQTGFSYQVHGFSYQKNHIHKDMVENFPVKDPNSFNIGLMHAQEERNQVGADVYAPFKLSDLKNLAYDYFALGHIHKRQNLSQQPLIAYSGNIQGRHINERGPKGISLVTVDEQTNQASIEFIKTSKLEWKLLEIKIPHPLKPQELFELIEMNINQNISSQNLVGIKLKGSEFLTEEQEELLREGDALKEISQKLKFNSALVKVYFQVSESIQLNPADKDAFQEAQKEILTKEKLAELSKSLVTKGDWINEMVNKQDFLDEVTELAQVKLGQKLKDKINETD
- a CDS encoding AAA family ATPase, which produces MKLTKINILNFGKLSNINFELTNNLSIFEGNNEAGKSTTVAFIKQILFGFYLKTRHTSFFENYEPKENKGLMGGSLTFKDGENEFELTRTYKKGDSKKGNLVVNLNGEQIPENVFFDRLQNIDGDFYTDSFIFNQDLLRQVTSLDEEQLLERIYFLGAAESNKFLQLRDSFKKESELLFKKKGRKPEINQLLTQIEEQKVKLSGLDQEFENYRNLENELNTQAKNKRKLTDEAEALQKQQLKYGHLNTQLENYRSYQELEEKKEKVNFSPEALQDAKNLEVQLETLKNNLAQLINNQAINEKNDLDQLDELEKVLNKRVNYLQWKSILTKDEQNISQAKNKIAQIKEYNPEIQKILSLSPQQRKDLKKEYDFFQKQSSDNYGNQEKYLTMFGLTLSVLGILLALTISPACWLLVLFGGASLGYGYFQKRKRDDQKLEFEEKYNLDPSKIALDLLLSKVLEVSALEDDIAQTNLEINQVNTQLTNYLAKLGYLSKKEVTPSNAEFILDELSTKINSFSKSQQLAQEQERQIFLLKNKINEYEKKLNDLLLSNKVSSIKQLEELGQKVSAQEEIQVKEKALANLLKEDLETLQEINSNLPAFREKQEEVGKKLKAVKQQLEQEETKLAEIKVEMSSLATSDKLFQEKQKLANLKTQVKEKSTEYLADLLVSAWISRGLDLASNERFPKMLNNARNYFKLLTGEQYINIEIGKKIKVKNKNGKKFEAEFLSRGTREQLYFALKLAFVEQVYDKIALPILIDDAFVNFDEQRTEYIIELLKKLTQKAQVLIFTQKKQLGKALGIEVLNFKKKEV
- a CDS encoding 3'-5' exoribonuclease YhaM family protein, producing the protein MLRRRLLDYHDGEEMDIVVLIKDAQLRPSKNGKQYLLLHFCDSSGIIRGNFWNATSQDADRYVPGTLVELNGKREEYQDHPQIRIYSMRLVDEHEGYKLEEFVKSAPIAQQQLKTDIENKIAEIKNENWHAIVQYLINKWGEKFYSYPAAKSNHHAVKNGLAFHTQSMLKDAEALANNYPQVNKELLYAGCILHDMGKVIELSGVMGTTYTPEGNLIGHLVLIDEEIILAANELGLDPHCEDIMLLRHMVISHHGLPEYGAARRPFLLEAELLHKIDDLDASIYAITNALQQTEPGKFSEMVFSKENRKFYRPKFNTSLNNIDNLE
- a CDS encoding ACT domain-containing protein, whose product is MKAILSVIGEDKVGIIAKVSNVLAENNINILDVSQTIMEEDFVMMMSLALPKEVNIQKLNTIFEKLGNELNLEINVRNAKLYEAMHTLD